DNA sequence from the Saccopteryx leptura isolate mSacLep1 chromosome 4, mSacLep1_pri_phased_curated, whole genome shotgun sequence genome:
tgcccctggtgggcgtgccgggtggatcctggttgggcgcatgcgggagtctatctgactgtctctccccgtttccagcttcagaaagatacaaaaaaaaaaaaaaaaaaaaaaaggatacttcATTGTCAAATAATCacttaaaggaaattaaaacataATCTTAAGTATAGTATCACTATCATTCTAATCAGTAAAATTTGTTCGGGAATAAAGATCTATTAtatacaacattttttaaaaaaacaacacctggTCTATGCCTTTTCAGAACCATGAATGCTTTGATGAGATAAAGGActggtgagagggagagaggaagcacAGAGTAGTTACCTGTCCAAGCCCATTTGGTAGCTGGTTCCATAAGGAGTGGGAATTTCTCCCAAAGATGGGGGCTAAGCTGGTCCTGAGGTCCTGCCTGGTAAGGCTCCTCCAGACAGCTCTCCCTAGGATATCTCCTAGGAGTTTGCAGCTGAAAGTCTGACAGTTCCTGTTCTCCATGCTGAGATCCAGTTTTCTCCAAAAGCACCTTCTGCCCCTGCATACAAACGGCCACCTAGGAACAAGCCCTATGCATTAGAGCATAGCCAGAAGACTGACTGAAGGCAGCTTGACCTTTCATTGCTCCGTAATGACCCTTTCCCCTGGGAATTCCAGATAATGGCCTGGAGGTCACCTTGGACAGAGACTGCTGAAACTCGCAAAGGAAGCACAGAAAGGACAGGGGGAATGACCAGAATGAGGCTGCTTCAAATCAGCCAATAcctcttttctaaatttatttattgactttagagagagaaagggagagggagtgaaagagagagagagggagagagagataagagagaaagacatcgatttattgctccacttagttgtacattcattggctgattcttgtatgtgccctgattgtgaaccaaatctgcaaccttggcgtatcaggacgacacactaaccaactgagctatctaccTTACTCGGTCCCAGCCATTACTTCCTGAGTGGATACTCGTAAAGCCTGGATTTTGCTCAAGGTCTGGAATCAGTCATCAGAGAGAAGATATAAATAGTCACGATCAGTCTTGAAACTGGCTCAGCAGATTCCCACTTTATGCCCACCTGTTTCCCTACTTGTAAAAAACAGGCTCTGTAGGACTGGGAAGCAGTATAGTGGAAACCATATAAAACCATCTTTATCTAAAATCGTTCTGACCAGGCTTTCCAGGTAAGGAGATCCCAGTAGTAGCAAGGCTCTAAGAGGACTGCCCAACTAACTGCTTCCAGGAAGCACCCAGTTAGCTGCTTCCTGCTTAGGACGGACTTTGGTCTGACTTGGGAGGTCAGGGTTGGAAGGAATACTAGTCAACTGAGCTGTGACTTCCTGATCCAAACGCAATATGCAAGACACTTCACTGGAACAAGTGAAGTTCCCACCAAATCAAATTGCTATCCAACAGTATGACGTCTGCTAAGAATCGGATTGAAGGAAAACTTTAAGAGAAATGGATGGGGGAGATGTCAGTAAATACTCAATAACCTCTCTTAATCTTCTGCTTCCTCATTGCAGTGCCAGTGGCTGGGTATTCTGAAAACCTGGTACAGCTGAGGGTAGGGGCAATGTTCCCCAAAATAGAGGCCAGAAGACATGTTTGAAGCCATGGGTCCGTTTCTGGGCTCTAATTAGGGAAAGACCCAGAGAACAAACACTATCCAGACGAAAAAAGAAATCCTGGGGACCATTAGAGAAGACCCTCCTTACCCACTGCTTTGGCCTCTTGGCTGCTCTCTGAAAGTCTTCTATCAGAGTCACCATCTCCTTGCTGCTCATTGGACATCGATGCCTGACCCGTGCCTGGATATCTGGGGGCAGGCTGTTCAGAAATTGCTCCAGCACCAGCAGCTCCAAAATCTGTTCCTTGGTGTGTACCTCGGGCTGCAGCCACTGCCAGCAGAGCTGTCGGAGCCGTAGGAGTGCCTCTTGGGGTCCAGATACCTCTTGATAACAAAACCGTCTAAAGCTCTGGCGGGAGACCTCAGGATCGGGACAGTCTTTTTGCAGAGCCGGCCCCTGCTTCTCTTCTAGCTTTGTTATGATGTGTCTCTCCTGCATGGAGGAAGCCTGAATGTAGGACTGAGAGCTCAAAGTTATCTCCATCTTAGCCGCCATTTTGGGGCTCCGGAGACAGCTTCTCCTTGTCAACAGCTCAAGCCTGAGGAACCATGGCCCCGGAGAAGTCTTTCCGAATACTAGAAACGCAGTTCCTCTGAGGATGTTGAGGACAGGATGCAGACAGGGCCTTCTCATTCGCTGGCCTTGACCCCAAATTCAGGAAGACGACATAGTCCCCATGAGTGAATAAGAGTCTGTCTTTCCGCCAGTTTTCAGAACTGTCTTGTGAAGGAGAAAAGTCATAACGTCCTAAAAGGGAACTGGAgacaatattttgtttatttcagccATAAGTGCACGAAGTCTCAGAAGAAATGCGCAATAGGCCCTAAGGGGCTAACAGGAATCCCTAAGAAAAGTTCAAGTTGTCAGAAAGGTGGCCTGCACCAACTGTCCATCATTCTGGCTAGGCAGACCTCCGGCATCTCGCCGGGTGCCACAGGGTGATCCCAGGCAGGCCGCGGCGCACGCCGGGGGCTGGGAGTTAGCGAAAGCCTCCTGCTCGTTCGCAGGGCAGTCGGAGACACGGTGGCGGCTCGTTCCAGAGGCATGGAAGGCCCGGCCGTTCCAGCCACCAAGAACGCCCGGCTCGGGCCCCGCGCCACAGCTGACCCCGGGCTTGGCGAAGCTTCCGCACTCCGGCGCTTGGCTCTCTTTTGTGGCCGGGTGCAAGCCCGGAGAGCCCCCGGGAAGGCAGCGTCGCCGACAGCACCGCACCCCGCGCCCACCGGCAGTGGACTCACCTCTCTGGGGACTGGGAAATCAGAACCTAGGAGCCAGAGTTGGG
Encoded proteins:
- the LOC136403701 gene encoding zinc finger protein 174-like isoform X1, whose amino-acid sequence is MRRPCLHPVLNILRGTAFLVFGKTSPGPWFLRLELLTRRSCLRSPKMAAKMEITLSSQSYIQASSMQERHIITKLEEKQGPALQKDCPDPEVSRQSFRRFCYQEVSGPQEALLRLRQLCWQWLQPEVHTKEQILELLVLEQFLNSLPPDIQARVRHRCPMSSKEMVTLIEDFQRAAKRPKQWVAVCMQGQKVLLEKTGSQHGEQELSDFQLQTPRRYPRESCLEEPYQAGPQDQLSPHLWEKFPLLMEPATKWAWTEAPRMKSENKENPQQEGSKGAKPHAVSPGRSKGNGLQSPEPRGMTMSESRLSRRQVSPPVAQKPFTHFQRHQMNILSRELEYISSPLKSHPLRELKKSKGSRRSLSNRLQRLSHQPTHSVKKPYKCDDCGKSFTWNSELKRHKRVHTGERPYTCGECGNCFGRQSTLKLHQRIHTGEKPYQCSQCGKSFRQSSNLHQHHRLHHGE
- the LOC136403701 gene encoding zinc finger protein 174-like isoform X2, whose translation is MRRPCLHPVLNILRGTAFLVFGKTSPGPWFLRLELLTRRSCLRSPKMAAKMEITLSSQSYIQASSMQERHIITKLEEKQGPALQKDCPDPEVSRQSFRRFCYQEVSGPQEALLRLRQLCWQWLQPEVHTKEQILELLVLEQFLNSLPPDIQARVRHRCPMSSKEMVTLIEDFQRAAKRPKQWVAVCMQGQKVLLEKTGSQHGEQELSDFQLQTPRRYPRESCLEEPYQAGPQDQLSPHLWEKFPLLMEPATKWAWTGELCTSSTRATASSPFSGHRFFTQAWISSGNMVRNCSKTSSSRVCSFECVLGLRH